Proteins from a single region of Ziziphus jujuba cultivar Dongzao chromosome 1, ASM3175591v1:
- the LOC107408775 gene encoding berberine bridge enzyme-like 21, translated as MEMMRNALQLWSLHLSLPFFLLLHHVSSALVASDSVYDTFLNCLQKHTNHSEVNSNILYAQTNAKYSTLLGNYIRNARFKTPSTRKPLLIVTPSHESHVEAVVVCSQIIGLQIRIRSGGHDYEGVSYVSYDMPFILLDMFNLKTIAVDIDDGSVWVQAGATLGELYYSIWEKSKVHGFPAGVCSTVGVGGHISGGGYGTMMRKYGLSVDNVLDANIVDVNGKVLDRKSMGEDLFWAIRGGGGASFGVVLSYKLKLVPVPETVTVFGIETTLDQNSTMAIDIVYRWQEVAPSTDDGLFMRMILEPVSSNVKKGEKTIRASIYALYLGKAERLVSLLEKEFPELGLNNKDCREMGWIDSVLWWNKFPIENSPDALLNRNLNSANLLKRKSDYVQNPISKDGLEWIFKKMVESGKIGLALNPYGGKMSQISASETPFPHRAGNLYKIQYSVNWHREAEEANSAAQIRRLYGYMTPFVSKNTRSAFLNYRDLDIGINTHGNDSYTQGMVYGLKYFHDNFHRLVKVKTAVDPDNFFRNQQSIPTLPSKRHSHIG; from the coding sequence ATGGAGATGATGAGAAATGCTTTGCAGCTTTGGTCTTTACATCTTtctcttcccttttttcttcttcttcatcatgtTTCTTCCGCATTGGTTGCCTCGGATTCAGTCTATGACACATTTCTCAACTGCTTGCAAAAACATACAAACCATTCCGAAGTAAATTCCAACATACTCTATGCCCAGACAAACGCCAAGTACTCAACACTACTTGGCAATTACATTAGAAATGCCCGTTTCAAGACCCCTTCCACAAGAAAGCCTCTGCTTATTGTTACTCCTTCTCACGAATCCCATGTCGAAGCCGTCGTGGTATGTTCCCAAATCATCGGATTGCAAATCAGGATAAGAAGCGGTGGCCACGACTACGAGGGCGTCTCCTACGTCTCGTACGACATGCCGTTTATCCTCCTCGACATGTTCAATTTAAAGACCATCGCCGTCGATATCGACGACGGGTCGGTTTGGGTTCAGGCCGGGGCTACGCTGGGAGAACTTTACTACAGTATTTGGGAGAAGAGCAAAGTCCATGGCTTCCCCGCCGGAGTTTGCAGCACCGTCGGCGTCGGCGGCCATATCAGCGGTGGTGGATACGGCACTATGATGCGGAAATACGGCTTGTCGGTTGACAATGTTCTCGACGCAAATATAGTCGACGTCAATGGGAAAGTACTCGACAGAAAATCAATGGGGGAAGATCTATTCTGGGCTAttagaggaggaggaggagcaaGTTTCGGAGTCGTATTGTCGTACAAGTTGAAGTTGGTTCCTGTCCCCGAAACCGTCACTGTGTTTGGGATCGAAACGACGTTGGATCAGAATTCAACGATGGCCATCGACATTGTGTACAGGTGGCAAGAAGTAGCTCCGAGCACTGACGACGGACTATTCATGAGGATGATTTTGGAACCGGTGAGTTCGAATGTGAAGAAGGGCGAAAAGACAATTAGAGCCTCGATATATGCCCTGTACCTTGGAAAAGCTGAACGACTTGTTTCATTGTTGGAAAAGGAGTTTCCGGAGCTGGGTTTGAATAACAAAGATTGCAGGGAAATGGGCTGGATTGATTCAGTGCTGTGGTGGAATAAATTCCCCATTGAAAATTCCCCAGATGCTCTGCTCAACAGAAATCTCAACTCCGCCAATCTCCTCAAAAGGAAATCGGATTATGTTCAGAACCCAATTTCCAAAGACGGATTGGAGTGGATTTTCAAGAAGATGGTAGAATCAGGCAAAATTGGTTTGGCTTTGAACCCTTATGGTGGAAAAATGAGCCAAATCTCTGCTTCGGAGACACCATTTCCACACAGAGCAGGGAATTTGTATAAAATACAGTACTCGGTGAATTGGCATCGAGAAGCAGAGGAAGCGAATTCTGCGGCACAGATTAGGAGGCTTTACGGCTACATGACACCATTTGTGTCCAAGAACACAAGAAGTGCTTTTTTGAATTACAGAGACCTCGACATTGGAATCAATACCCATGGCAATGATAGCTACACACAAGGGATGGTTTATGGATTGAAGTATTTCCATGACAATTTTCATAGGTTAGTGAAGGTAAAGACTGCCGTAGATCCAGACAATTTCTTCAGGAATCAACAGAGCATCCCAACCCTTCCAAGTAAGAGACATAGCCACATCGGATAA
- the LOC125419142 gene encoding berberine bridge enzyme-like 21, whose product MSKSLYKRGKYHHGLFQIQNQLVFDKMVMKDSFRLSLAFLLLILHVSSSLASSDSVYDTFLQCLEKNTNQSDQVSNILYSPTNSSFSKVLSNYIRNARLNRTTTRKPLLIVTPTQETQVGAAVICAKTAGIQLKIRSGGHDYEGISYVSDVPFIILDMFNFKSIAVDIADESVWVQSGATLGELYYEIWKKSKVHGFPAGVCPTVGVGGHISGGGYGNMLRKYGLSVDFVVDAQIVDVNGKLLDRKSMGEDLFWAIKGGGGASFGVILSYKLKLVPVPERVTVFRIETLLDQNSTTTDIVYKWQQVAPSIDDGLFMRLLLQPVSSKVNKGAKTVRATVITMYLGTADQLVSLLGKEFPELGLKKEDCIETSWIDSVVWWANFDNGTSPDVLLDRDLDSANFLRRKSDYVQNPISKDGLEWIFKKLIELGKTGFVFNPYGGKMSEISASETPFPHRAGNLYKIQYSVNWDEVEIEIERNYTTQVRRLYSYMTPFVSKNPRSAFLNYRDLDIGITTNGKDSYQEGMVYGLKYFNDNFHRLVKIKTAVDPDNFFRNEQSIPTLPSKA is encoded by the coding sequence ATGTCGAAGTCTCTCTATAAAAGGGGAAAGTACCACCACGGCTTATTTCAGATTCAGAACCAACTCGTGTTCGACAAAATGGTTATGAAAGATTCATTTCGTCTTTCTCTTGCTTTTCTTTTGCTGATTCTTCATGTTTCGTCTTCATTGGCTTCCTCGGATTCAGTCTACGACACTTTTCTTCAATGTCTAGAAAAAAACACAAACCAATCCGACCAAGTCTCAAACATATTATATTCACCGACAAACTCTTCCTTTTCCAAAGTTCTCAGTAATTACATCAGAAACGCCCGGTTAAACCGAACGACGACGAGAAAACCTTTACTCATCGTCACTCCTACCCAAGAAACCCAAGTGGGAGCAGCCGTGATATGCGCCAAAACCGCCGGAATCCAACTCAAAATCCGAAGTGGCGGTCATGACTACGAGGGCATTTCGTACGTCTCCGACGTGCCGTTTATCATCCTCGACATGTTTAATTTCAAGTCAATCGCCGTCGATATCGCCGACGAGTCGGTCTGGGTTCAGTCCGGCGCGACGCTCGGAGAGCTCTACTACGAGATTTGGAAGAAGAGCAAAGTCCACGGTTTCCCCGCCGGAGTTTGTCCCACTGTCGGAGTCGGTGGCCACATCAGCGGCGGTGGGTACGGAAACATGTTGAGGAAGTACGGCCTGTCCGTCGACTTTGTGGTCGACGCGCAGATAGTCGACGTGAATGGGAAACTTCTCGACAGGAAATCAATGGGGGAAGATCTTTTCTGGGCTATCAAAGGAGGTGGAGGAGCGAGTTTCGGAGTCATATTGTCATACAAATTGAAGTTAGTTCCTGTACCCGAAAGGGTTACTGTTTTCCGGATCGAAACGTTGTTGGATCAGAACTCAACGACGACCGACATTGTTTATAAATGGCAACAAGTTGCTCCATCTATTGACGACGGTCTTTTCATGAGGTTGCTTCTGCAACCGGTGAGTTCGAAAGTGAACAAGGGGGCGAAGACAGTCAGAGCTACCGTCATAACTATGTATCTTGGAACCGCAGATCAATTGGTTTCATTGTTGGGGAAGGAGTTTCCGGAGCTGGGTTTGAAGAAGGAGGATTGTATTGAAACTAGTTGGATTGATTCGGTGGTCTGGTGGGCTAATTTCGACAATGGAACCTCCCCTGATGTGCTTCTCGACAGAGATTTAGATTCGGCCAATTTCCTCAGAAGGAAGTCGGATTATGTTCAGAACCCAATTTCCAAAGATGGGTTGGAATGGATTTTCAAGAAGTTGATCGAATTGGGCAAAACCGGTTTCGTTTTCAATCCTTATGGTGGCAAGATGAGCGAAATCTCTGCTTCGGAGACTCCATTTCCACACAGAGCAGGGAATTTGTACAAAATACAGTACTCAGTGAATTGGGATGAAGTTGAAATCGAAATAGAAAGGAACTATACGACGCAGGTTAGGAGGCTTTACAGTTACATGACGCCATTTGTGTCCAAGAACCCAAGAAGTGCATTTCTGAATTACAGAGACCTCGACATTGGAATCACCACCAATGGCAAAGATAGCTATCAAGAAGGGATGGTTTACGGGTTGAAATACTTCAATGACAATTTCCATAGATTGGTGAAGATAAAGACGGCCGTTGATCCAGACAATTTCTTCAGGAATGAACAGAGCATCCCAACACTTCCAAGTAAGgcatag
- the LOC107405220 gene encoding berberine bridge enzyme-like 21 → MMEAFRFFSFAFLLLPLLLLLNVSFALPTSDSVYDTFLQCLQKHTNQSEQEVSNILYAQTNATYSTVLFNYIRNARFNTSTTKKPLLVVTPSLESHVGAAVICSKTNGLQVRIRSGGHDYEAVSYVSDVPFIVLDMFNLKNIAVDIDDESVWVQAGATLGELYYSISNKSKVHGFSAAICPTVGIGGHITGGGYGTMLRKFGLASDNILDAKIVDVNGKILDRKSMGEDLFWAIRGGGGSSFGVVLAYKLKLARVPETVTVFRTETTLDQNPTTTDIVYKWQEVAPNTDDGLFMRMLLSPVSSEVKEGEKTIKASVMALYLGTADQLVSLLDKEFPELGLKKKDCTELNWIGSMLWWNKFDNGTSPDVLLDRNLNSAPFLKRKSDYVQKPIPKEELDGIFKKMIESSRVGFNFNPYGGIMSRISASETPFPHRAGNLYKIQHSVNWDEEADEANCTAQIRSLYSYMTPFVSKNPRSAFLNYRDLDIGINTHGNDSYQQGMVYGLKYFNDNFQRLVKVKTAVDPDNFFRNQQSIPTLPN, encoded by the coding sequence ATGATGGAAGCATTTCGGTTTTTTTCATttgcatttcttcttcttcctcttcttcttcttcttaatgTTTCCTTTGCATTGCCAACCTCCGATTCAGTCTACGACACATTTCTCCAGTGTCTACAAAAACACACAAACCAATCCGAACAAGAAGTCTCCAACATACTTTATGCCCAAACAAACGCTACCTACTCCACTGTGCTTTTCAATTACATAAGAAACGCACGCTTCAACACCTCCACTACCAAAAAGCCTCTGCTCGTCGTCACCCCATCTCTCGAATCCCATGTCGGAGCAGCCGTGATTTGCTCCAAAACCAACGGATTGCAAGTCAGGATAAGAAGCGGTGGCCATGACTACGAGGCAGTCTCCTACGTCTCCGACGTGCCGTTTATCGTCCTCGACATGTTCAATTTGAAGAACATCGCCGTCGATATCGACGACGAGTCGGTTTGGGTTCAGGCCGGCGCTACTCTCGGAGAACTTTACTACAGTATTTCCAACAAGAGCAAGGTCCATGGCTTCTCCGCCGCTATTTGCCCCACCGTCGGCATCGGTGGACACATCACCGGGGGAGGGTACGGCACCATGTTGCGGAAATTCGGCTTGGCCTCTGACAATATTCTCGACGCCAAGATTGTGGACGTCAATGGGAAAATCCTGGATAGAAAATCAATGGGGGAAGACCTTTTCTGGGCAAtcagaggaggaggaggatcgAGTTTTGGAGTCGTATTGGCGTACAAATTGAAGTTGGCTCGTGTGCCCGAAACGGTCACTGTTTTTCGGACCGAAACGACGTTGGATCAGAATCCAACGACGACTGACATTGTGTATAAGTGGCAAGAAGTTGCTCCCAATACCGACGACGGTCTTTTCATGAGGATGCTTCTGTCGCCTGTGAGTTCGGAAGTGAAGGAAGGCGAAAAGACAATTAAAGCCTCGGTTATGGCCCTGTACCTTGGAACAGCTGACCAATTGGTTTCGTTGCTGGATAAGGAATTTCCTGAACTGGGTTTGAAGAAGAAGGACTGTACGGAACTGAATTGGATTGGTTCAATGCTATGGTGGAACAAATTCGACAATGGAACTTCCCCCGATGTGTTGCTGGACCGGAATCTCAACTCGGCCCCTTTTCTTAAAAGGAAATCGGATTATGTTCAGAAACCAATTCCCAAAGAAGAGTTGGATGGGATTTTCAAGAAGATGATCGAATCGAGCAGAGTTGGCTTCAATTTCAACCCAtatggtggaataatgagccGAATCTCTGCTTCCGAGACACCATTTCCACACAGAGCAGGTAATTTGTACAAAATACAGCACTCTGTGAATTGGGATGAAGAAGCGGACGAAGCTAATTGTACAGCACAGATAAGGAGTCTTTACAGTTACATGACGCCATTTGTGTCAAAGAATCCAAGAAGTGCTTTTCTGAATTACAGAGACCTTGACATTGGAATCAATACCCATGGCAATGATAGCTATCAACAAGGGATGGTTTATGGGTTGAAGTATTTCAATGACAATTTTCAGAGATTAGTGAAGGTAAAGACTGCAGTTGATCCGGACAATTTCTTCAGGAATCAACAGAGTATCCCAACTCTTCCCAACTAA